CGAGCAGTCCGATCGTCAAGCGCTTACACCGCTTGTCGTGCATGTCGGCTTCAAATTGCCGTTCGATGTCCGGGGGGAATCTGATCGATCGCGTCCGTCGCCCGTTCACGCAGGCGTCGACGGAAGCTAATGTTACTGCGATCTCGTTCATTCCAACCTGCCACTCGGACAAGCGGCAGTATAGTTTCTATGCGTTACCGGACCACTTCGGCGAAGCGTAAATATTCCGTTTGATTTCCGGTTTGATCTTACCCTCTCCAGAATCTTGGCCATTTCAGCAGGAGATGAATGCCGTCGGTCCCGTATTTTCCCGGTGAAAGATCAGCAGACCAGTGGCGACTATTCGGCTGCTCCTCACCGTGGCTCGCCGAGCCGACCGCCCCTTCAGGCGTGTGCGTCCGCGGAGGGTTGTATTTGGGGCGCGGTGAGACGCGCCCGCGGGTCGGGCGGCATTAAGAATGGCAGCCCAGGCCAGAAGTCCATAGACGCAACCCAAGCTCCGAGGACGGGTGCAGCCGAACCAGATGGTTGACATCCTCAAGTCCGCTTTCCTGGAACGACAGCTCGGGATCTGGCACTTTCTTGGCGATCTTGCCGCAGCAATACCCTTCCGGGAAATAGCTGACGCTGCTCGCAAAAAATTAGGTTACGTTGAGGGGTGCCATGAGCGCAGCCGGAAGTACCGCATCAGAGGACATCGAACTGGAACGCCGGCTGTTCTATCTGCCGACGCTTCATCTCGATCCATGGACGAAGGCTTGTGTTGACGGTCGCGCAATCTACCTCGATGGGCTTGAGGCGTTCAAGATTAGGAGGGCTATGCCAGCATCTCGCGCATAAGATTGTTACCGAGTTTGTCGATGCATCTACGTAGAAAGGAGGACGCGAACCAGGAGTACGCCGGATCGAAGTGCGCCTCGACGAGATTGAGCGCGAAATCAGACGCGTCCATCCGAAAGCCGCAACTGGCTTCGCCAAACTTCGCGTTGCGCCTCCTTAAGTTGGAAGGCGGCGGACTTGGAGCCTTGCCACAGCGGCAATGTTCGCATCCTTAGTACAATAGCTCCAAGTTGACTTCGCTCTTGGCCACGAGTTACATCCACATGCTGGCAAACGGGAAAGAAAGACCTTTGAATCGAGATGCTCGGCCGTTGTCGCCCATCTCACGACGGCCCAAGAAAAAGAGCCCGCTCGGTCGTGCCGAGCACTTGGCTGGGCTCATTTTGTCCGTTGTCCGTCGCGATGGGATGAAGACCGGCGATCGCCTCATCGAGCAAAAGCTTGCCGATGCGCTTGGCCTGTCGCGCGCGCCAATTCGCCTAGGCTTAAAGGCTCTAGAAGAGGCGGGGTTCGCGCGCGGTGAATTGCACCGCGGCTTTGTCTTGACAAGAGACCCTACGAGCGTAGCCGCACAATCCACACTGGCGGCGGTAAGCCGCGCGGAAGAGGCCTACGCGACGATTGCAACGGACGTGGTCGCAAAGCGCCTTCCCGCCGATGTCACGGAAGCCGAATTGCTGCGCCGTTACGATCTAACACGCACCGAATTACAACGACTGCTGGATCGGATCGCAGCGGAAGGGTGGATCGCGCGCTCACCGGGCTACGGGTGGCGTTTTGCTGAAACTGTATCAAGTCCCGAAGCGCAGACACAAGTTATGGCGTTCCGCGCGGTGATCGAACCAGCAGCAATTGCTCAACCTGGTTACGCTCTGGCGCCAGAGGTCATCGAGCGACTTCGCGAGCGCCAGCTGCGCATTTTTGATGGCGAGCTGGAAAAATTCACGATAGGTGAAGTGTTTCAATGGGGATGTGATTTCCATGAGGAGATCGCGCGCGGTGCCAAGAATCCCTTCTTCGTCGAGTCACTTAAGCGCGTAAATTCGATTCGTCGCTTGTTTGCATACCGAAGCTTCGCTGATCGCGACGGCATGCGCCGGCACGTGAAGGAACACCTGAGGCTGCTCGACGTCCTGGAGGCCCGCCGGTATGCTGATGCATCGGCTCTGATGATGCGTCATATTCGACGCCCGCTTAAGGTGTACGTCTTCAGATAGGTGCCACAGGCGGATCCGTTTCCGAGTTGCATTTCGACAGCTTAAACTGCTCGCCGGACACTGTCGACAAAGCGTGGCACGTCGTCAGTTGTAAGGCCGGCCAGATTGATCCTGCCGTTTCCAACGATATAGATCGCATCATCCTTGCGGAGACGGTCGATCGTGGCAGAATGCAAGGGTAAGGTGGAGAACATTCCCTTTTGCGCCCCGAGCTGAGAAAATTCGGGCATACCCCGTCCGACGGCCGCACGAATTTTTAAAATTCTTTCCCGCATCGTCGTGAGCTCGCGAAGCCAATCCTGACGAAGGGCGGTGTTCGACAGGATAGTGCCGACGACCGCAGCACCATGGTCGGGCGGCATGGACCAGTTAACTCTCGCTAGGGCAGCCATGGCTTGAACAGTCCGCCCTACTGAGACCGGGTTCGTGCCATAGACGAAGAGCGCTCCGGTCCGCTCCCGATACAGTCCGAAGTTTTTGCTACAAGAATAAGCGACGAACGCTTCGCTCACGCTGGACAGCACTATTTCTAGTCCTTCTCTATCCTGCTCTAAACCATCACCGAATCCCTGATAGGCAAAGTCGATGAGAGGAATGAGGCCTCTCTCCTCCACAAGTTGCGCGATCGCCCGCCATTGATCAAGGCTAAGATCCGTGCCCGATGGATTGTGGCAAGTCGCGTGAAGCAGCACGATATCCCCTCTCCTTGCGCTCTTGAGCGATGAGAGCATTTCGTCGAAGCGAAGCGTTTGAGAAATGACGTCGTAATAGGTGTACGTACCTATTTCCAATCCCACGGCCTCAAAGATTGGAATGTGGTTGCCCCATGTCGGCAGGCCCACAAATATCCGGCTAAAGGGTGCCGCCAGCTTTATGACCTCGCAAGCTAACCGGACCGCACCGCCGCCGCCAGGTGTCTGAACGCCACCTAGTCGATCCACCTCGATGTTTCCGATCGCGAGCTCGCGGATAAGGCTGACGAACTTTGTGTCACCGAGTGGGCTTACGTATGATTTGGTGTCCTGTCCCTCGACCAAGAGATGTTCGGCGGCCTTCACCGCGGACAGGACGGGCGTAACGCCGTTATCGTTTCGATAGACCCCCACACTCAGGTCGATCTTGTCCCGCCGAGGATCGTTGCGGCATGCCTCGGCTAACGCCAACACGGCGTCGGCCGGCAGATCAGGCAGGGCTTGAAACATAGCTTCTCCTTACTGAACGATCGTTTGTGCGGCTCATTGGCTCTATGCAATGAGGGCTGGAGTTGGCGCGCCTCTTCAATCGGGCACGGGCGTGGCTTCGTGGACGAAAGGCATTCTTGGTGCGGCGCTTCCGTTTCACCAAGAACGCTATTTGGCTTACGCCAGAACCGCAGGGCGAAAGGATTCCGTCGGGATGCACCCCTGAAGCGGACGCCCGATGAATATCGCCGCGCGGCGCGCGAACAGGCAGCGCCAGGCAGTTCAGCCAACAGGATAATCCATGCAAACCTCACCCGAAAATAGAATTCCGCGGAATGCGAGCGGATCATGTCC
This is a stretch of genomic DNA from Bradyrhizobium sp. CCBAU 53338. It encodes these proteins:
- a CDS encoding amino acid aminotransferase, translating into MFQALPDLPADAVLALAEACRNDPRRDKIDLSVGVYRNDNGVTPVLSAVKAAEHLLVEGQDTKSYVSPLGDTKFVSLIRELAIGNIEVDRLGGVQTPGGGGAVRLACEVIKLAAPFSRIFVGLPTWGNHIPIFEAVGLEIGTYTYYDVISQTLRFDEMLSSLKSARRGDIVLLHATCHNPSGTDLSLDQWRAIAQLVEERGLIPLIDFAYQGFGDGLEQDREGLEIVLSSVSEAFVAYSCSKNFGLYRERTGALFVYGTNPVSVGRTVQAMAALARVNWSMPPDHGAAVVGTILSNTALRQDWLRELTTMRERILKIRAAVGRGMPEFSQLGAQKGMFSTLPLHSATIDRLRKDDAIYIVGNGRINLAGLTTDDVPRFVDSVRRAV
- a CDS encoding GntR family transcriptional regulator produces the protein MKTGDRLIEQKLADALGLSRAPIRLGLKALEEAGFARGELHRGFVLTRDPTSVAAQSTLAAVSRAEEAYATIATDVVAKRLPADVTEAELLRRYDLTRTELQRLLDRIAAEGWIARSPGYGWRFAETVSSPEAQTQVMAFRAVIEPAAIAQPGYALAPEVIERLRERQLRIFDGELEKFTIGEVFQWGCDFHEEIARGAKNPFFVESLKRVNSIRRLFAYRSFADRDGMRRHVKEHLRLLDVLEARRYADASALMMRHIRRPLKVYVFR